A single genomic interval of Sinorhizobium garamanticum harbors:
- a CDS encoding acetyl-CoA C-acyltransferase — protein sequence MSNRDPVVIVSAARTPMGAFQGGLKDLTAPELGAVALKAALERAALDAVDEVLMGNVLPAGIGQNPARQAALGAGLGQETPSTTVSKVCGSGMKALMLGHDALLSGSASVIAAGGMESMTNAPYLLPKARGGFRLGHGEVKDHMFLDGLEDAYSGRLMGTYAEDTAQHYQFSRADQDAFALRSLERALKAAEDKSFADELVAIVDGGKRGSANLDRDEGPTKVDPAKIPKLKPAFRDGGSVTAANSSSISDGAAALILMRASEAEKRGLTPLAIVAGHAGHAQEPAWFTTAPIGAIEKLIDKLNWEKGSVGLYEINEAFAVVAMAAIRDLGLSDDIVNIHGGACAVGHPIGASGARIVVTLLHAMRANGVKRGIASLCIGGGEATAVGLELLQ from the coding sequence ATGAGCAATCGCGATCCAGTCGTTATCGTGTCGGCGGCGCGTACGCCGATGGGTGCCTTTCAGGGAGGACTGAAGGACCTGACGGCACCGGAACTCGGCGCCGTCGCCTTGAAGGCGGCTCTCGAACGCGCCGCTCTCGATGCGGTCGACGAGGTCCTGATGGGCAACGTCCTGCCGGCCGGCATCGGCCAGAATCCCGCTCGACAGGCGGCCCTTGGCGCCGGCCTCGGACAGGAAACCCCCTCGACCACGGTCTCGAAGGTCTGCGGCTCAGGCATGAAGGCGCTCATGCTCGGCCACGATGCGCTTCTCTCCGGCAGTGCGTCGGTGATCGCCGCCGGCGGCATGGAGTCGATGACCAACGCCCCCTATCTGCTGCCCAAGGCGCGTGGCGGTTTCCGGCTCGGCCACGGCGAGGTCAAGGACCACATGTTCCTCGACGGGCTGGAGGACGCCTATTCCGGTCGGTTGATGGGCACCTATGCCGAGGATACGGCGCAGCATTACCAATTTTCCCGGGCCGATCAGGACGCCTTCGCGCTGCGCTCGCTCGAACGGGCGTTGAAGGCGGCAGAGGACAAGTCCTTTGCCGACGAACTTGTGGCGATCGTGGATGGCGGCAAACGCGGCAGCGCCAATCTCGACCGGGATGAGGGGCCGACGAAGGTCGATCCGGCGAAGATACCGAAGCTGAAACCCGCCTTCCGCGACGGCGGCAGCGTCACTGCTGCCAATTCCTCCTCCATCTCCGACGGCGCCGCCGCCCTGATCCTGATGCGCGCGAGCGAGGCGGAGAAGCGCGGGCTGACGCCGCTTGCGATCGTCGCCGGCCATGCCGGCCATGCCCAGGAGCCGGCGTGGTTTACCACAGCGCCGATCGGCGCCATCGAAAAGCTCATCGACAAGCTCAACTGGGAGAAGGGCAGCGTCGGGCTCTACGAGATCAACGAGGCCTTCGCCGTCGTTGCCATGGCGGCGATCCGCGATCTCGGCCTTTCCGACGACATCGTCAACATCCACGGTGGCGCCTGCGCGGTCGGCCACCCGATCGGCGCCTCCGGCGCCCGGATTGTCGTGACGCTGCTCCATGCAATGCGCGCCAACGGCGTCAAGCGGGGCATCGCCTCGCTCTGCATCGGCGGCGGCGAAGCGACGGCGGTCGGGCTGGAGCTGCTGCAGTAG